In the genome of Deltaproteobacteria bacterium, the window TGAGTGCAGCGGCAAGTGCAACAGCTGTTGTATCGGAACCACCCCTACCCAGCGTTGTTATATTACCTTTTTCATCGATACCCTGAAATCCTGCGACAACAACGATATTCCCCTCTTTCAATGCCTTTTTTATAAGATCATGCTCTATTCTGAGTATGCGCGCTTTTGAAAACGCAGAATCCGTTATGATCGGCACCTGAAAGCCAAGGAATGACTTTGCTCTGTATCCCATCGCGTTGAATGCAATAGATAATAATCCTATTGTAACCTGTTCTCCTGTTGATACGACAACATCATATTCTCTCAAATCCGGTATCTCCGCGGTCTTATTTGTAAAATCAACCAGTTTGTTTGTTTCACCCGACATCGCCGAAACAACAACGATAAGGTCATCCCCTCTGTCCTTTGCCTTTGCTACCTTTCGCGCTACATTTTTGATCTTTTCTATGTCTCCTACCGACGTACCTCCAAACTTTTTAACTACTAAAGCCATATTCCCTTCCTCTTTTAAAATTTTTAATCATTTCTATCCACTCAGCCAGCAATCCATTCTTATCAATTATTCTTATCCGCCTGCCTCTGTTGGTAATATGAAAACTTAAGGATAAATCAAGATAATTTGCAAGAGATTTAAATTTTTCCGGCCATTCTATAAGTAAAAATCCATCATTCATGTAAACATCATAAATACCCGTTCTTAAAAGATCCTCTTCCGATTCAATCCTATAGAGGTCTGCATGAAATATACGCGGTGAAACCCCATACTCATTCATAATGGTAAATGTAGGGCTCGTTACTGCATGCTCGTGCATGTCAAACGCTGTAACAAAGCCTTTTACAAACGTAGTCTTACCCGCACCAAGCTCGCCGGATAATCCAATCTTTGTGCCGCGAGCCAGTTTATCCGCTATAAGCCTTGCAATGAGCATAGTATCTTTTGCACTGGAAACGAAAATTTGGGCTTCCTGTTTCATTAGATCATCATTACTAACAGAACTGTTAAAAAAAAACAATTAAACGGGTTAAATCGAAAGAGTGTGTTTGTAAAAATTTTTGCGGCACGTGTTTAATACATTAAGTCCATGCTTTCCCTGGTGCACTTTTTGGTTAGAGTATCAATAATCCGATCCTGTAAATCAGAAAACTAATAATGAATGCAACGATCAAGGGATAAACGATACCTATTACAAGTAACTTGTTATCGTTAAGCTCTTTTTTCATTGTTACAACGGTTGCCAAACACGGGATATACAGGGTTTGAAAAATAATAAACACATAGGCAATAAGAGGCGTTAGTTGTTGCTTTAACGCAACAGAAAGGGTTCCAGTATCGGTGGCATTGTAAAGAACGGTTAATGTCGCGATTGATGTTTCTTTTGCGGTAAATCCGGTGATCAGCGCAACAATCAATCTCCAGCTAAATCCAATTAGCTTACCCGCCGGTTCAATCCATCTTCCAAATATCCCGAGCACACTTCCGCTCATACTGTTGCCGGGATAATGTGACAAAAACCATATTACTATTGTGGCCCCTACAATATACGTGCCGGCCCTCTGTAAAAAGCTAATAGTTTTATTCCATGCGTACAACCCTACCGTTTTAGCATTCGGCTTCCTGTAGAGAGGCAGCTCTATGATAAGCGGTGATTTTTCACCTTTGAGTACGGTTTTCCTCATTATAAAACCACTCATGATAACAACGGCAAAACTTATTCCTATCGTAGAGAGCATTACCAATGCCGCGTGATCGGGGAAAAAAACACTTACAAACAAGCTTGTTACGATAAACCTTGCAGAGCATGGTATAAAAGGGTTGATCAGTATTGATAATTTCCTATCCGTTTCATTATCCAATACCCTTGAACACATAATACCTGGGACATTGCATCCATAGCCTGTAAGCAGGCATATAAAGCCTTTGCCGTGGAGCCCCAGAATGTGCATTATTCTATCCATTATGAATGTGGATCTTGCGAGTAAGCCGGTATCCTCAAGAATTCCAAGAAAGATAAAAAATATGAAGATAAGAGGGAAAAAAGATACCACCGTACCAACACCGTAGATCAAGCCGTTTATAAGAAATCCCTTTAGCCAAACCGGGGCATGTGCAAGATAAACTCCGAGTTTACCGCCCAGCATAGAAAAAAATCCGCTTATCCAGATCTGCATTGGCAAACTTATGCTAAAAGTCAGCCAGAAAATGAGTCCGAGCACAACGGTGAGTATTACCAAACCCAAAAATTGATTTGTGAGCAGGTGATCGAGTTTATCTGTAAAGGTTATCACATTAAGCCTTAACGGCGTGACAGCAGCAGATGCTATCTTATGTATCCATCCATACCTCGCATCGGTGATCTCTACAATGAGGGACTCAACCTTCGATTGAGTTTCTTTTATATAATTCAATGTTCCCTGATCAATAATAGCTTTTAGTCCGTTTATAACATTATCGTCCCCTTCAAGGATCTTTATGGCGACCCATCGGATATTGTTAAAGGGCAGTCTGAATCTGCTCAATCGTGCGGCCAGATCGTTTATAAAATCTTCAATGGTTCTTGAATATTTTATCGGGGCCGGATTTACGATCCGCTTATCGTCCACCGTATCGTTTATAACGGATAGCAGTTCTTTTATACCCCTATTTTTTGTAGCAATAACGGGAATAACGGGGATGCCAAGATGTCTTTCAAGTTCTTCCACATTTATTTCAATTCCACCGGATACAGCGAGATCAAGCATATTTAAAGCAACCACGACCTTTGCGCCCGTTTCAATAATTTGAGTTAACAGGTACATATTTCGTTCAAGATTTGTTGCATCAATTATAGATACAACTACATCCGGATGCTCTCGAACTATATAATTTGCAGCTATCGTTTCTTCTATAGAGCCGGAAGACAAGCTGTATGTACCGGGTAGATCAATGATTTTGAATTCTTTCCCGTCATAACGGGTCATGCCTTCTTTCCTCTCCACAGTTTTACCCGGCCAATTACCCACATGCTGATTAAGCCCTGTGAGAATGTTAAAAATGGTGCTTTTACCAACATTCGGATTGCCTGCCAGCGCAACCGTTATAGAGTTTTCATGCTCTGTGTCTATGCCGCTGGAATCCGTGCCGTGACAGGAGTCATTGAATATACGTTTTTTAAACATTCTTCACCATAATTAGTTATTGAAAATGATTATCAATTATTACGATCAAAGTCAAGAGGATTCTATACCCGTTTTTAAAAAATATAAGGGTATTTTGCCGGTTACGCATCAAAAGCACTGACGATCAAATCCTGTTTTAGAATTCTATAAATCCGAAATGGGGGCAAGCCGTTTGCTTGCCTATACGGTCATAATCTGTATACCATTTCAAAAAAGGAGGCAGTAGCCATGAAGATATGTGATGTGTCAGCCCTTGAGATACTCGATTCACGCGGGAATCCGACTGTTGAGGTTATGGTTAAATTGGAGAGCGGCGTTTCAGCAGCGGCAAAGGTCCCTTCAGGCGCATCGACAGGGGAAAGAGAGGCACTTGAACTGAGAGACGGGGACAAAAAACGTTATCAGGGCAAGGGGGTTTTAAAGGTAATTGATAATATAGTTAAAATAATAAAGCCGGAAATAACGGGCATGAATGCTTATGATCAGATAAACATAGATAGAAAATTGATAGATCTTGACGGCACTGAGACAAAATCGAAGCTTGGAGCAAACGCAATACTCGGAGTTTCTTTGGCCGTTGCACAGGCCGTTGCAAAAGCAATGGGCATTCCCTTGTACAAGTATATCGGGGGTATTGATACTTATCTAATGCCTGTCCCGATGCTGAACATCCTTAATGGCGGGAAACATGCCGATACCGATGTAGATTTCCAGGAATACATGATAGTCCCTGCCGGTATAAGCTCATTCCGTGAGGCAATAAGGGCATCCGTGGAGGTATACCACACGCTCAAATCAATACTGAAAGATGCCTCCCTTGTTACGTCGGTCGGAGATGAAGGTGGGTTTGCCCCTGATCTTAAGAACAATGAGGAGCCTTTACAATTTATAGTAAAGGCGATTGAAAAGGCAGGATACAAACCCGGTAAAGAGATATACCTAGCTCTTGATCCGGCATCAAGCGAGTTTTATAAAGACGGCAAATATATTTTAAAGGATGAGAACAAAACACTCAACAGCACAAAACTGATAGACTTATATGAAAGCATGGTAAAGGCTTATCCTCTGATCAGTATAGAAGACGGACTTGCTGAGAATGATTGGAATGGGTGGGTTGAAATGAAAAAAAGGCTTGGGTCAAAGATCCAACTCGTTGGAGACGACATTACAGTTACAAACACAAGATATATCAAGAAACTCATAGAACTGGACGGTGCAAATTCGGTGTTGATAAAACTTAACCAGATAGGTACCCTGACGGAGACAATGGAGGCAATAAGGATGGTACAGTCCCATGGGTGGACTGCGGTTGTATCACACAGATCCGGTGAAACGGATGATACAACCATATCTGATCTTACCGTAGGCAAAAATACGGGATTCATAAAAACCGGGGCTCCGGCGAGAGGAGAAAGGGTGGCAAAGTATAACAGGTTGATGGAGATAGAACAGGAACTCCGCGGCAATGCTTCATACGCGGGCATGTCGGCATTTGTGAGTATAGGTAGATAATGTGTATGGAAGTAGAAAACGATACCGTTTTCTACTTCTTGCTCAACCCTTACGCATCCCCATCCGTAATGACCCTGTTAAAATGATCCTGCAAAACTACCTCAAAATACCGGTTAATCACTTTTAGGTTTGCACTGTTCTTGAATTTATGCAGCTCACCAGCAGGCTTATCCTGTATGATAAACCCTGATGCGTATATTCCGGGTATTCGTTTTTCGGTAACGGATAAAACATAAACGGGTATAGATTTAGCATTGCATATTGTTACAATAGCTGTTGTGCCAGATTTGGCAATGATGTTTCCTTTATGAATCGCATCCCCTCCGATAAAAACAGCATTCACATAACCATTCGAAAGCATACTCATACCCATTGCGTCGGTGGTATAATCTACATGGATGCCCTCACTTTTAAGCTCTACCGCCATATCGTAGCCCTCATTCTTTGGCCTTGACTCAAGCACAAGTACGTCAAAAAAAGCTTTATGCCGTTTTGCGTATACAAGCGAATCAAGTACAGTCTTACTCGACGAATAGGTCATTATTTTTTTGTACTTCTTTATGACCGGAAAGGCATTGTTTGCAACCTGTTCTGCATGCCTTTTGATATTAATTTTAAACGTACTGAGATATTTAATAACATCTTTATTATTGTTGCTTTTACCGGAAGATCTCAGACCGTAAGCAAGATTCAGAATAATGCCCATTGAAGGCTGCGACTTTACAAGCCCTTTTGACACATAATCTGTTAGCTTATCCACCCGATAATCATTATGTGCATTTAAGAATGCAAGAATCCGATCTATTGACATTATCGCTATGTTGGTAGAGCCGGATACATTATCATTTGCTATAGGTTTTAGGATGTCATTAATGGTTCCTGCCATTTTTCAACACCTGCTGTAATCATTTTATTATTGGAATTTTATCTTATTATTGACTGTTAATGCAAGTTAATATACTAAAAAGATATGGGGCAGTAGCTCAGTCGGGAGAGCGCCACGTTCGCAACGTGGAGGTTGAGGGTTCGATCCCCTTCTGCTCCACCAAAAATAACAATTATGTTTGGAGGTAAATCCTGTTTGCTGCAAGCTTCCCACATTGTAATGAGCACCTGCATTGCATACGTTGGCTTTTGACCCGGACCAGATGCTAAACTATTCCATCAACAAATGCCCTTACACGAGCATCGGGTTTTAATATGTCCATAAGCATTTTTGCCTTTTGCTCGGACTCTACCGCGTGTTTCAATTTATTCCTCACTACCTCTTCTTGATCATCCGTATTTGAAGCACCTTTAGGAATTTTGGATTCAGCTTCATACGTGCTGTTGTTATATAGTTCTATATTTACTCTCGAGCCGAAAGAAAAAGTAAATGCATTCATGTTTACATGATCATATTTTCTTTTCAATCCATCAACTATGGTATCTCTTTCCTGCCCGGATAAAGCCCTCCGTGCTTTTAGCAGCCGGACTGACTGCAGGGGTATTTTCGGCAGATTTTTTCTCATCAGATGAAAGGCTTTGAGCAGCTTATAAATGCCCGTACCGGCGAACAGAAACCTGCCGCCAACGGCATCGTAAAATGATGCAATGGTTTTTAATGTGTACGTCCAGTCATGACTTAGAACGACTTTTTTCGATAAAGCATTTATCTCCTGTTCGTGTGCGGATAACATGCCTGATGAAAGATGCTTTGCAAGTAAGCCATGGTTTATAATAGTTATCGCGGCGCTTTTGGGAATAGAGAAGTTTATATTTACAGGATCAAGTGTGCCCGTATCGTTCATCTCCGCCATCTTATTCATGCCTATTGTAAGTATGCCTGCAGATATATAGATATGTTTTATATCGTTCGCATCGAGGTCTTTGCCTGTTTTTTGTTTGCATTCGCTCATAATCTTATAGATACTATCAATAGTTGTATCCATGTATGCACAGCCTGGATAAGGTTTAAACGATATAGAATCTGTTACCCACCATTCACCAAAACCCGACAACATCGTTTTGAGCGGAAGGTACGAGAATTTTTCGAGAAAACCGCCTTTTGTTTCAAGTATACCCGTGTTACCGTGCATGCCTGCCTTTGCAAGCCTTGCACCAAACATGCCTGTTATAATAGGTATTGCAGCGGTTGTTAGTTTTGAATCACTTATCATGAACCCTGGGGTAAGCGGATAGTTTGGCTGATACATAGAAACTGCCATTGCGGATGCTATTTGCCGCCTTGTTAAACCGAGGAGCATGGACACTGATGCAGCAGCACCTATTGCATGGATGTAAGACCACATCTGACCATTATGCGGGCCGAGCAGCACAGATGCACCGATCCTCCCCTCGATCTCATTTACCGCAACCTGCGCAGTGATAATATCCTTTATTGTCAGGTTAAGTTCTTCTCCCATAGATAATGCCACAAGCACCGATGAATGACCCGGATGCGCCATGAACAGGTAATCATCGAAATCAAAACTCATTGAATAAATCGCATTTATAAAGCTCGCATACTCTGCAGTGGTTTTTTCCCCGGTTGATAAAACAGTGGATGGACCGTCCGGCAGATTTATCGATCGGATACTTCCTAACGTACCGTAGTGTTTACCCGAGAATGCTGCTGCAAGAATATTAAGTATTTGAAGTTTAGCCTTCTTTAAAACTCGGTCAGGGATGTCTTCATACCTCAACCCGCAAACCCATTCGGCCATTTTATCTATAATATATTCGGACATTGCTGCATATCCTCTCTTTTAATCATGAAATCTCTGTATTTATTTGTTTCATAATTTATTAACCGCCTAAATGCAAGAGGAGATAAAAATCTGGCCGACCTGCCTCTCAATACCGCGGTTTACATAATATAACAAAATTGCCCTTTTGCCGGAACAACATTTTCTCGTATAATCGTTGACATTACGAATTTAATGTGTATTTTATAAATCTATGCGGTTTTTTTATATAGTTTTAATAACATTAGTATTATGTACCTCCGTTGATGCGGAAACCAACAGGCGTGTGGTTTTGATTCTTGATCCTTATGATAATGAACAATTACTCAAAATAAAAGCAGGCATTTTGGAATCTGCAAAATGGATATCATTCCCTGAATATAAAAAGCGAATCTCCCCGGAACAGTACGATTTGTCCGGTGCACAAAGCAAGCTTTCCAATGCAAAAGAGGCCTATGAATTTTTAAGATTTGATGAGTCCATAAAGCTATTGCACGGAATAACCGAAGAGTTAAAATCTTACCCCGCGACAAGTGAGGTACTGGATGTAAATAGAGAAGTATTGCTTTATCTGGCGCTAAATTATCTGGCAATTGATGATACCAAAGGTGCGGATAAGACAATCAGAGATTATGTGTGCATATCCCATGGAAAAGCCCTTGATCCCAATATCTGGCCGCCAAATCTTATTGACACAATTGACAGACGGGAAAAAAGCAGCCGGCTGACAAGTATAACAGTAGCTACAAACCCTTCCGGTGCAAGCATCTATATCGACAGCCGGAAGTCAGGGTTATCCCCTTTACATTCAGAAATTTACCCCTGTATGCATTTTATAACAATCTCCAAACACGGATATGTTACAAGGACGGATAAAATTATCTCCGGAGGTACGTTTAATTTTGATTTGCAGCCTGACCTATCAGCACCTTCCGAACAAACACTGTCAAAAGATAATATTAAACAAATACTTCAAACCTACAATGCCGATGGAATCGTTTTTGTTTCCTTAGAATCTAAAAATCCACGAACAATAAAGGTGTCCATGGTTTTTACACCTGACATTGATTTTACGTCAACGAACTTTGACTATAATAATGAGGATCAGGCAGTTAAACGGGTGATAGATTTTTTAAACCATGATGAGTCTGCTGAAACAAAACAACCTATCCTATTTAAACCTTTACCCCTGGAAACACAGAGTTCTCCTCAAAAAAACTGGTACGAGAACAAGTGGTTATGGGGCACCGGTGCTGCTGTTGCTATAGCCGGAATTGTTTATGCAATTACACAAACAGGCAGAGGGCATTCTTCTTCATCAAATGGAAGCGTTTCAATCAAATGGTGATATGTGGAAGAAAAAACGGTACTATTGTCTGCAGATGAGAATGCACATTTACATACAGATATAAAAAAACCTTTAAATAAAAAAAAGAACCCCTGTTCAAAACAACCCAAAAGCGGGCCGCTGAGAATTATACTTTTTGTACTTGTTTTGATATCAGGCGCAGGGCTCGGTTCTTATACGTATTTTACATACGAAGAACAGAACAAACTTTCAAAAAGTTTTGAGCAGGCTGTCAACAAACATAATATCGCGGACGCACAGCATATATTAAACGCTCTCAAAGAAAAAGGCTATCATTCACAAACGATATCCATATTTGCAAAAACACTTGATGATATG includes:
- the tsaE gene encoding tRNA (adenosine(37)-N6)-threonylcarbamoyltransferase complex ATPase subunit type 1 TsaE, translating into MKQEAQIFVSSAKDTMLIARLIADKLARGTKIGLSGELGAGKTTFVKGFVTAFDMHEHAVTSPTFTIMNEYGVSPRIFHADLYRIESEEDLLRTGIYDVYMNDGFLLIEWPEKFKSLANYLDLSLSFHITNRGRRIRIIDKNGLLAEWIEMIKNFKRGREYGFSS
- the feoB gene encoding ferrous iron transport protein B; translated protein: MFKKRIFNDSCHGTDSSGIDTEHENSITVALAGNPNVGKSTIFNILTGLNQHVGNWPGKTVERKEGMTRYDGKEFKIIDLPGTYSLSSGSIEETIAANYIVREHPDVVVSIIDATNLERNMYLLTQIIETGAKVVVALNMLDLAVSGGIEINVEELERHLGIPVIPVIATKNRGIKELLSVINDTVDDKRIVNPAPIKYSRTIEDFINDLAARLSRFRLPFNNIRWVAIKILEGDDNVINGLKAIIDQGTLNYIKETQSKVESLIVEITDARYGWIHKIASAAVTPLRLNVITFTDKLDHLLTNQFLGLVILTVVLGLIFWLTFSISLPMQIWISGFFSMLGGKLGVYLAHAPVWLKGFLINGLIYGVGTVVSFFPLIFIFFIFLGILEDTGLLARSTFIMDRIMHILGLHGKGFICLLTGYGCNVPGIMCSRVLDNETDRKLSILINPFIPCSARFIVTSLFVSVFFPDHAALVMLSTIGISFAVVIMSGFIMRKTVLKGEKSPLIIELPLYRKPNAKTVGLYAWNKTISFLQRAGTYIVGATIVIWFLSHYPGNSMSGSVLGIFGRWIEPAGKLIGFSWRLIVALITGFTAKETSIATLTVLYNATDTGTLSVALKQQLTPLIAYVFIIFQTLYIPCLATVVTMKKELNDNKLLVIGIVYPLIVAFIISFLIYRIGLLIL
- the eno gene encoding phosphopyruvate hydratase — its product is MKICDVSALEILDSRGNPTVEVMVKLESGVSAAAKVPSGASTGEREALELRDGDKKRYQGKGVLKVIDNIVKIIKPEITGMNAYDQINIDRKLIDLDGTETKSKLGANAILGVSLAVAQAVAKAMGIPLYKYIGGIDTYLMPVPMLNILNGGKHADTDVDFQEYMIVPAGISSFREAIRASVEVYHTLKSILKDASLVTSVGDEGGFAPDLKNNEEPLQFIVKAIEKAGYKPGKEIYLALDPASSEFYKDGKYILKDENKTLNSTKLIDLYESMVKAYPLISIEDGLAENDWNGWVEMKKRLGSKIQLVGDDITVTNTRYIKKLIELDGANSVLIKLNQIGTLTETMEAIRMVQSHGWTAVVSHRSGETDDTTISDLTVGKNTGFIKTGAPARGERVAKYNRLMEIEQELRGNASYAGMSAFVSIGR
- a CDS encoding MmgE/PrpD family protein gives rise to the protein MSEYIIDKMAEWVCGLRYEDIPDRVLKKAKLQILNILAAAFSGKHYGTLGSIRSINLPDGPSTVLSTGEKTTAEYASFINAIYSMSFDFDDYLFMAHPGHSSVLVALSMGEELNLTIKDIITAQVAVNEIEGRIGASVLLGPHNGQMWSYIHAIGAAASVSMLLGLTRRQIASAMAVSMYQPNYPLTPGFMISDSKLTTAAIPIITGMFGARLAKAGMHGNTGILETKGGFLEKFSYLPLKTMLSGFGEWWVTDSISFKPYPGCAYMDTTIDSIYKIMSECKQKTGKDLDANDIKHIYISAGILTIGMNKMAEMNDTGTLDPVNINFSIPKSAAITIINHGLLAKHLSSGMLSAHEQEINALSKKVVLSHDWTYTLKTIASFYDAVGGRFLFAGTGIYKLLKAFHLMRKNLPKIPLQSVRLLKARRALSGQERDTIVDGLKRKYDHVNMNAFTFSFGSRVNIELYNNSTYEAESKIPKGASNTDDQEEVVRNKLKHAVESEQKAKMLMDILKPDARVRAFVDGIV
- a CDS encoding PEGA domain-containing protein, which encodes MRFFYIVLITLVLCTSVDAETNRRVVLILDPYDNEQLLKIKAGILESAKWISFPEYKKRISPEQYDLSGAQSKLSNAKEAYEFLRFDESIKLLHGITEELKSYPATSEVLDVNREVLLYLALNYLAIDDTKGADKTIRDYVCISHGKALDPNIWPPNLIDTIDRREKSSRLTSITVATNPSGASIYIDSRKSGLSPLHSEIYPCMHFITISKHGYVTRTDKIISGGTFNFDLQPDLSAPSEQTLSKDNIKQILQTYNADGIVFVSLESKNPRTIKVSMVFTPDIDFTSTNFDYNNEDQAVKRVIDFLNHDESAETKQPILFKPLPLETQSSPQKNWYENKWLWGTGAAVAIAGIVYAITQTGRGHSSSSNGSVSIKW